ACAATGATCacattaatcattaagaagacacaatggtgacaatgagataaaataggattgtattgagtgaacaaatttaactcaaaggaatcaaggatatcatatgagggtaacacacacctGACGAGGTCATTgaacaaagcagttggatgaattgctttcgtaaagagtatacaacaAGGAGATTTCAATCATaatacttcttgtggactgactccatgattaagtaattgcgaactatcagaacgatgcttctggacataattgcaatcactagagcccaattgtatatgtttgattggtccctccattagctcaacaaaagctcgattggactacatttgaatcagaagaaaattctatgactttgggaataatttaattgagtcggtttactcgatgtggaattaaattaggtggttgtgagaattattcaactagagaatttgattaaagaattttcttaaaaaattaatttggaaaatctaagtgatttttgaaaaatattaattttgatcaagtaaaattaaattgatcaaatcaattaaagttaatatgatatttttataagttaattttcaagtcaaacaattggcccaatgggtaattgaacttgaaaattggacctgagatcatAAATTGAGCCCGGGAGCCCAAAACTGAGATCAGGgcccaaaaattggtcgaaTCAGGCCCGATATATGAAATTGGGCCAACGGTCCAATCGGTGACTAGACCGAACCGGTCGAGTCGTCATTGACCCGGACAGAATCGGCTCAGGGTGTcgtaagggtgtcgcacctgCATCATTAGACATGACAGTGCCGGTGGTTGTGACTGCGATGTCTCGGTGGCCGGCGGTGGTTGGTCGTCGGTGGTTGAAAGTTGGAAGGGTTACACTCCTACTTGGActctactagagaatttgatttcagattaattatccagaaataatattattttaatattttaatattaaatttaatttaatatttatcttaatattattttattaatttaataatattaaagtgattatcttaatatttaatttaatttaatgataaggtaaacattcattattttaataagatttaatattaaatttaatctaatatttatcaagataaatattagattaaatttaatattaaagttattaagtttaattatagttgaactctctaaactctccttatataaagaaagccttgggtcattattaaagttgtagagagaaaaatCTCTGAAGAGATtgtttcagaaaatttctagagatgtttttttgatttacaacttgacccaaaagtttagagaaattgtaaaattaccccactgataattattgtgaaaaattttctgattcgaagcgagCTCACACTTGatagacgtgagcttgaggatagcagaGAAGACTACTCAGTCGAAGCGCTCATTCTAAACGAAttgaaaaagtataaatttgattaaatttttattactttagatatcacaaccaagatattgttttggaaaaatttttaaaactctggtttttccctaaatttatttttcgctacgttttccaaactcatttttccaAACAATAACATTTTTGtatggtggatgcaataacttTCTTTTGTGATGGATATAATAACATTTAgatttcttattagtttggTAGTTTAATTAGACATGTATCTAATGGTTATTGTTACAACCtttcatatgaatcactatatagtaaagtttatattaaaatccttgaaggatttagaatgatAAAACATATAGAAATTCCTCGAACTTTCAATATGTTTGCGTAAACATTTATAcaaattgaaatgatttaagCATATGTTGTAAATTTGACTCAAGAAATAATAGTTGAAGgaagattataaaatgatcaaaatacatatttatacttttatagaATGATCATGATCAAagtttgctatgattattgataaatttgtttACGTGGTTATTTGTAAAGTTAATATTCAATATTGGAATATATAGAATATCGGATATCATGTGATGTTGTCATGAGGGGGAGTAAAGACGCGTTgtacttttttccttttaatcgGGGTTTTAACCCATTGGGTTTTCTTGGTAAGGTTTTTCATGAGGCAGCATATTATGCGTATTCCATATATGTGAGTATCCACTAATTTGGAGTGGACGGTGACAAATCCATCCctaaaaatacttataaaagCAAGAATGCTTGCATAAGAAAGATTAAAAGTTATAGAAGAGGAGGCAAAAACTTCACAATTTTcataagaaaaagagaagacCTTTTAGACAatgagaaataataataataataataaagaagtACATAAAACTAAAGACAATGTGAGTCTAAAATGTCATTTACTATTCAAAaatattctgaaaataaaaatagataaagtgGACGAAGAGCCACAACttactattaatttaaatttcatcacTACAACAGTTAGAATATCATCGTCATTATTTCTAATCTCATCAAACTTAATATTTCAAGTTTAGTCTTGGATAACTTCCTAGTTTTTCCTGTGTCCCGATGATGGTGATATTTAACCAGCAGCCTTGAATTAGAGGAGGCAGGGACGGAATGAATTTTCCCGAAGTAGAAAAGAGATGATATCTTTTGAAGGTAAACATAGAAAGTGGATGTCCAATTATTCACGTTTCAGAACCCATATCGTACCTATCTTCTCtcactaatttacatatattatattactgaaataaaaagagtagctatttttcaatcattaaatataaaagttgttCAAAATTTACTTTCTTTTGGCCAttggtaataaaatatttgaaaataatgaaaaagaaagaccatGCTGTTCACAGgtttaatatcttattattattattttaaataaccaTGGAACCGCtgaaaattcaattttcttttaatattttaatgctGCCCATAAATTCCTCCGCTCCAAACACTTACTAAAGCTTACTGCAATGTCCGATCCTGCAGCTGCTGAAACTCCACTTTTAGATGACTCAGTTAAAGGCTGCCTTGATTTCAAAGGCAGACCTGTGCACCGTTCAAGCTCCGGTGGATGGACTTCGGCTTCTTTCATAATTGCGGTTGAAGTTGCTGAGAGGTTTGCTTATTATGGAATCTCTTCAAACCTCATAACATACTTGACGGGGCCTCTGGGTCTGTCCACTGCCGCCGCCGCTGCACAAGTTAACGCCTGGTCAGGGGTGGCCACGCTTCTCCCACTCCTGGGTGCTTTCCTTGCTGATTCTTTTCTTGGCCGATACCGTACCATCATTCTTGCTTCCCTTGTTTACATTTTGGTAATTCTATTTACATTTTGGCCAACAACAAATGAATGCTTCATCATAATTTCTTCCAATGATCCACTGAGCTATTCAGCTAAGAATTTTGTGTCGGcagagataaaattataaaattgtgtCAGGAATGcttaaattaatcttttaattttaggagGACTAGAAGTGCAGTTAATCCATTTACCCAAAGGAAGTCAACGCCCAGCTTCGTCCCTGGCTCAAACTCTCTTGAACTCATTCGTCATTCTCAAATTAGAGAAGTTGCTTCCACTGCTCAAACAATTACTTTGAAACTCAATTCaagatttgagaaaaatagCTCTAACATCGACTTGTAATGGAGCAATTTGTCGCTTGACTTAGCTTTCCTGTTGAAGATTTGATGGTTAATTGAACAGAATAAgctgaattattttaattttttttgctagAGCATTTGGTAGTTGCTTTCCATAAATGACTTGAACTGGAATTGTTTTATTTACATGCAGGGGCTAGGCTTGCTGACTCTGTCAGCCACTCTTCCATCTGTCACCACTTCCGGTGCCCCAAATGCTGATAATGTCACATTAAACACTTCATCAATGCTTCAGTATCAAGTGATACTATTTTTCTTCTCACTATATCTGGTGGCATTCGGACAAGGTGGGCACAAACCATGCGTTCAAGCATTTGGTGCTGATCAATTTGATGCAGAACATCCTGTGGAGTGCAAAGCCAAGAGTTCATTCTTTAATTGGTGGTACTTTAGTATTGCTGCTGGTATCTTACTGACGCTTTTGATTTTAAACTACATCCAGGAAAACCTTAGTTGGGTTCTTGGATTTGCAATACCTGCTATTGTGATGGCTGTTGGACTGCTTGTTTTTGTGCTTGGAACAATGACTTACAGGTTTAGTGTCAAAGGGGATGAAGAAAGCCCATTTGTGAGGATTGGTCGAGTTTTCATTTTGGCCATTAGGAATCGTAAAATAGCTTCTTCAGCAATTGCTACAGAGGAAAGCTTGAAGCAATTCAAGTACGTGATATATTTTTTCATCTAAAGGAAATTAGGAAATAAACTGATATGGAATGGATTTTCTATTGTGGTGGCAGATTCCTCGACAAAGCCCTGCTTGCTCCAGACAGTACAATGGAGCAAGGAAAAGTGTGTAGCATGAGAGAGGTTGAAGAAGCAAAGGCTGTTTTAAGGCTTGCACCAATATGGGCTACATGCTTGATTTATGCAGTTGTTTTTGCACAGACATCGACATTGTTTACTAAGCAAGGTGCTACAATGGACAGATCAATTACAAGAGGAATTGAAATACCTGCTGCCACACTTCAGTGTTTCATTAGCTTTTCAATTCTTCTCTTCATTCCTATATATGATAGAATAGTTGTTCCTTTAGCAAGAGCCTTCACTGGGAAACCAGGAGGAATTACAACGCTTCAAAGAATTGGAACTGGAATTGCTGTGTCTGCTATAGCAATGGTGATTGCTGCTTTAGTAGAGATGAAGAGGCTTCAAACTGCTCGAGAACATGGGTTGGTAGACAAGCCAAACGTGACAGTTCCGATGAGGGTATGGTGGTTGGTCCCCCAATACTCACTGTGTGGATTATCTGATGTGTTGGCAATAGTAGGTCTTCAAGAATTTTATTATGACCAGATGCCAAATGAATTAAGGAGCATCGGTATTGCACTCTACCTTAGCATCCTTGGTGTTGGAAGCTTCTTAAGTAGCTTTCTCATCTCTGTAATTGAGACAGTAACTGGTAAAGATGGCAGAGATAGCTGGTTTGCAGATAATCTTAACAGGGCACATCTTGATTACTTTTATTGGCTGCTTGCTGCACTTAGTGCCCTTGGATTGGCTCTCTATGTATATTCTGCAAGATCTTATATTTATGCTAGGCGAAGCTCGTCGTAAATAGCTTCTAGCCCATGTTGCTGGGATACCTAAGAAATGAATACAGTATATCATttcaacataaataaattaaataaattttgtttttcttgagcTGTTGAACCCTTTAAATAAAATGGCATGTGGAtcatttttaactcaaatttttcaaataaaaaggattcaattatttaattaaaactacatGTACTGATGAAATAACAAAGAAACTAAACTGTATCAATTAATCATATGAATAGTTGATTTACAAGATCTATTTATACAACATAACAAACCCACAActaaattttcacttatttcacCAGCTGCGACTTAGTTTGGATGAGCGGTACATTTATTtccgataaatttaaaaacaatggtggtagtgagattagttactgtagcgatgagattaaaaataatgataaggtgtgtgtttggatttaaacataatatGTGTAATTGAagcgaaaataaaaataactattaaaaacattacattaaattaagttatatgtgtaaaataaataataatattccatattaaataatatatattaatttttatttatgttaaaacaaaattttattaataaacaattacattacatataattcatatatctacttataattaattcatatagatttttataataataaaatttatttattatataactcCATTTTAATacgataaaaataataaattattataacttttatttatatatttattttaaaatatatttatagtaaatattaaaataattatgacaataaacatgtaatttatatattttatgataaatttatatatttactacATCAacatataacataataaaatttatttaattactatctaataataaaatttgtaatttacttATTTGGATGCCCAAAAGCCTTATTTTCACACCCATATAAAGGATAaagttgtaaaaatattatCCACTGTAGTTACTTCTTGTTTACTGGTGTTTGACACTAGTTCCAAGACTTTCTCACCGATGCGTTGAAAAATCTTTTGCCGGCCAAATTTGTTACTATCCAAACGGATATATATGGTGCGATTGTACCAAAATTAAGAGTATACGTATTTTACCAAAAACAACTGGGCATCCAAAGGAGCACTAATTCTTCAACTTTTGCACCATATCTAGGGTTAAGCGAGTTAAATCTCTAAAACTAATTAGcttgtatattaattaaatgtaacaTTGAAAATGTACTGAAATTGAATCGTAAtctgaatatataaaataacctATGAATTAAATTGTGGGAGAATGTGAAATGGAATGAGGAGAAGGGctagaattgaatagaaagtgtaAAGCACTAAGTGGGTGGTTGAACCAAGCTTAAGCTAAGTTTGTGGAAAGAGATGATCAACGCCATTAaagttgttgaaaattttgagatatttcataaataatcaaATCTCACATTTTTAAAGGAAGACATTGAGACCCTTATTTATAAGCAATTATATTTCATTGAGCAACTAAAAGAAAGTTGAAAAACTGGACTCATGCATAAGGCCCAAAAAGGTCAATGTAATGTACATTTCAGCCTTTTTgtttttagatttctttttctACTGAAAATTGcggtaaaagtattatagaaGCTCTTGTATTAagagtcaaattgtattttgcctcttttattaaaaataggtaaaataatccatgtacattagatcaaagagtacattggtcctttttgttaaaaaaatcatctatttgtactgttaaaaattggtgtgATTGACAGAATAACTAAACAGTTACACGTGGCATGCCACATATGCCTCATGCTAATATACATGGACTAGTTTATAACAgtaaaaatggaagaaatttttaacaaaaaaaccaatttactctttgatttcACATATAAGGATTAATTTACCGTAAACTACTTAATTCAATCCACTTACCTTTGCTATTTCTAGCTAGTAAAAGTCCTATAAATAGCACGACTGACTTTCACCCTAAGCACATCTAAAAAAATATGTCATTCTCCTCTCTCTCTTCCTTTTGAGTTTGCTAGATACTTTTTATTGCAATCTATTATTGACTCTTGTTCTTGTTTAATAATGGAAGAGCTTGATGAGTCCTAGAGGATACGCAATATAGAGAAATATCCTTAAAGACAGTGACCAACATGCCTCAAGATATTCAACTTGTATTCTAGGTTCGTTAAATTGATAACTATTTGCCAACAATCTTAAGGATATTTTTGTACTTGAATGATGTTCGCACTGTGTTGTTGTTGCCATTATTGTCATGATGCTACCTATGCCATATTTCCTAATGTCCCATGTGCTTGTTGTTATTGTCATCTTGTTGCTCGTATCTCAAAGTTGTCAATATTCCTATTGTTTGAGATTCTCATGCATCACTAACACGTATAAAAAAAGTGGTgatatctaaatatttttgaaatactagaattaatt
The nucleotide sequence above comes from Gossypium raimondii isolate GPD5lz chromosome 13, ASM2569854v1, whole genome shotgun sequence. Encoded proteins:
- the LOC105783368 gene encoding protein NRT1/ PTR FAMILY 5.10 isoform X1, which gives rise to MSDPAAAETPLLDDSVKGCLDFKGRPVHRSSSGGWTSASFIIAVEVAERFAYYGISSNLITYLTGPLGLSTAAAAAQVNAWSGVATLLPLLGAFLADSFLGRYRTIILASLVYILGLGLLTLSATLPSVTTSGAPNADNVTLNTSSMLQYQVILFFFSLYLVAFGQGGHKPCVQAFGADQFDAEHPVECKAKSSFFNWWYFSIAAGILLTLLILNYIQENLSWVLGFAIPAIVMAVGLLVFVLGTMTYRFSVKGDEESPFVRIGRVFILAIRNRKIASSAIATEESLKQFKFLDKALLAPDSTMEQGKVCSMREVEEAKAVLRLAPIWATCLIYAVVFAQTSTLFTKQGATMDRSITRGIEIPAATLQCFISFSILLFIPIYDRIVVPLARAFTGKPGGITTLQRIGTGIAVSAIAMVIAALVEMKRLQTAREHGLVDKPNVTVPMRVWWLVPQYSLCGLSDVLAIVGLQEFYYDQMPNELRSIGIALYLSILGVGSFLSSFLISVIETVTGKDGRDSWFADNLNRAHLDYFYWLLAALSALGLALYVYSARSYIYARRSSS
- the LOC105783368 gene encoding protein NRT1/ PTR FAMILY 5.10 isoform X2 translates to MGLGLLTLSATLPSVTTSGAPNADNVTLNTSSMLQYQVILFFFSLYLVAFGQGGHKPCVQAFGADQFDAEHPVECKAKSSFFNWWYFSIAAGILLTLLILNYIQENLSWVLGFAIPAIVMAVGLLVFVLGTMTYRFSVKGDEESPFVRIGRVFILAIRNRKIASSAIATEESLKQFKFLDKALLAPDSTMEQGKVCSMREVEEAKAVLRLAPIWATCLIYAVVFAQTSTLFTKQGATMDRSITRGIEIPAATLQCFISFSILLFIPIYDRIVVPLARAFTGKPGGITTLQRIGTGIAVSAIAMVIAALVEMKRLQTAREHGLVDKPNVTVPMRVWWLVPQYSLCGLSDVLAIVGLQEFYYDQMPNELRSIGIALYLSILGVGSFLSSFLISVIETVTGKDGRDSWFADNLNRAHLDYFYWLLAALSALGLALYVYSARSYIYARRSSS